From the genome of Prevotella herbatica, one region includes:
- a CDS encoding metallophosphoesterase family protein: MEIIKKIWTCIMSLLLVAPSSMAQVQIAVVSDVHVMDPSLLKEDGKAFTEYISQDRKMLRESTSLLSAFTDSILNSSVKYLLIPGDLTKDGELVSHRYLIDNCLSRLRNAGITVLVIPGNHDVNNPHAVAYDGARKTRVATVSRSEFAQMYKDYGYGNAIARDTASLSYVYQLTPTLRVLALDATESDQNDFSKDICVTPGRLRPATLLFIKEQLANAKKQGITVIGMMHHGLLQHWKYQNKMIPGYVIDNNLSIASMMYKAGLRVMLTGHSHAQDITQYKGIYDVETGSLVSYPSPYRLITLQGDKMKITTHHINTIKGYSGNISFKDYSKSYETRGFNTFLQKVIPTQMPDSVRTKAIDFLSDMMIKNYAGDEKITDAEEAQRIQIANMIRKSYSFKWSIIFRRVSKAIGNDTAPADNDFSIDIK; encoded by the coding sequence ATGGAAATAATCAAAAAGATTTGGACATGTATTATGTCTTTATTGTTAGTAGCGCCATCATCAATGGCTCAAGTGCAGATTGCTGTCGTTTCAGACGTACACGTAATGGACCCCTCTCTTTTAAAGGAAGACGGAAAGGCTTTTACTGAATATATAAGCCAAGATAGGAAGATGCTTCGTGAGTCTACATCTTTATTAAGTGCATTTACTGATAGCATACTTAATTCATCTGTTAAGTATCTGCTCATACCAGGTGATTTAACTAAGGATGGTGAGTTGGTATCTCATCGTTATTTAATTGATAATTGTTTGAGCCGACTAAGAAATGCCGGTATCACAGTACTTGTTATTCCTGGTAATCACGATGTAAACAATCCTCACGCTGTTGCCTATGACGGTGCTCGTAAAACAAGAGTAGCTACCGTTTCGCGTTCTGAATTCGCACAGATGTATAAAGATTATGGTTACGGTAACGCTATCGCTCGTGACACGGCTTCTCTTTCTTATGTGTATCAACTTACTCCAACGCTGCGTGTTCTTGCTTTAGATGCCACCGAATCAGATCAGAATGATTTTAGTAAAGATATCTGTGTCACTCCAGGAAGACTAAGACCTGCCACCTTGTTATTTATTAAAGAGCAGTTAGCTAATGCTAAGAAGCAAGGCATCACTGTTATCGGAATGATGCATCATGGCTTACTCCAACATTGGAAATACCAGAATAAGATGATACCCGGCTATGTAATAGATAATAATCTGTCCATAGCTTCAATGATGTATAAAGCTGGCTTGCGCGTCATGCTTACCGGACATTCGCATGCACAAGATATTACCCAATATAAGGGCATCTATGATGTTGAAACAGGTTCGTTGGTCAGTTATCCATCTCCTTATAGATTAATCACGTTACAAGGCGATAAAATGAAAATCACGACACATCATATCAATACTATCAAAGGTTATTCAGGCAACATCAGTTTTAAGGATTATTCTAAGAGTTATGAAACAAGAGGTTTCAACACATTCTTGCAGAAAGTTATTCCTACTCAGATGCCCGATAGCGTAAGAACCAAAGCTATCGACTTCCTTTCTGATATGATGATTAAGAATTATGCTGGTGACGAGAAGATAACCGATGCTGAAGAAGCACAGCGAATTCAGATTGCAAATATGATCAGAAAGTCTTACTCGTTTAAATGGAGCATCATCTTTAGACGAGTATCCAAGGCTATTGGCAACGACACTGCGCCAGCTGATAATGATTTCAGTATAGATATAAAATAG
- a CDS encoding sulfatase family protein — MENSKLAILSTLAFSCVAVKAMGQVQQIHQRPNILYIMCDDHAMQAISAYGSPISKLAPTPNIDRLARRGMLFNSAFVENSLSSPSRACLITGLYSNQNGQRQLLEGIDSTKTFFSELLQQAGYETGIVGKWHLMCEPKGFDWYHILDDQGTYYNPTFCSTHHYKQYRKEEGYATDLITEHAINFLDHRDKNKPFCLLVHHKAPHRNWMPAPKNIGKYDGVVFPLPKTFWDDYSTRGSAAHTQNMNITHAMELIQDLKVPEMMDTTKAQDRFSYMCLMGELGRLNSEQRIAWDKYYMPRNRKFIEAHLTGKELTKWKYENYIRDYMAVIASVDESVGKLLDYLEKNGLDKNTIIVYTSDQGFYLGEHGWFDKRFMYEESMHTPLIISYPGHIKEGSVCNSLVQNIDFAPTFLSLAGIKQPKEMTGRSLESLFSGTAPKNWRKSLYYHYYDYPTFHLVRKHDGVRTERYKLIHFYGKGGIRAVSENKYQNTPGTRENNLFKKLSAAKYFHNDPDINYYELYDLKNDPNELNNIYGKKGTDNIFNKLKKKLNCYRKNLKIDEY, encoded by the coding sequence ATGGAAAATTCTAAATTAGCAATTTTATCAACTCTTGCTTTTTCTTGTGTTGCAGTTAAAGCTATGGGCCAAGTTCAACAAATCCATCAACGCCCTAACATTCTTTACATAATGTGTGATGACCATGCAATGCAAGCTATCAGTGCTTATGGGAGTCCTATTTCAAAGTTGGCACCTACACCAAACATTGACCGTTTGGCTCGCCGTGGGATGCTTTTTAATTCTGCATTTGTAGAGAACTCTCTTTCGTCACCAAGTCGTGCTTGCCTAATTACGGGTCTTTACTCTAATCAGAACGGTCAACGACAACTGTTGGAGGGTATTGATTCTACTAAAACATTTTTCTCAGAATTGCTTCAACAGGCTGGTTATGAAACTGGTATTGTAGGTAAATGGCACCTTATGTGCGAACCAAAGGGATTTGACTGGTATCACATCCTTGACGATCAGGGAACTTATTATAATCCAACTTTTTGCTCAACACACCACTATAAACAATATAGAAAAGAGGAAGGCTATGCTACTGACCTTATAACAGAACATGCCATAAATTTCCTTGATCATCGTGACAAAAATAAACCTTTCTGCTTATTGGTTCACCATAAAGCGCCTCACCGTAACTGGATGCCTGCTCCAAAAAATATTGGCAAATATGATGGCGTAGTCTTCCCTTTACCAAAAACTTTCTGGGATGATTATTCAACACGCGGCTCGGCTGCCCACACACAGAATATGAACATCACTCATGCCATGGAACTTATTCAAGACTTAAAGGTGCCAGAAATGATGGATACAACCAAAGCTCAAGATCGTTTTTCCTACATGTGCCTGATGGGTGAACTGGGACGACTAAATTCAGAACAACGCATAGCTTGGGATAAATACTACATGCCACGTAACCGCAAGTTTATTGAGGCTCATCTCACAGGAAAGGAACTCACGAAATGGAAATACGAAAATTATATACGTGACTACATGGCAGTAATAGCCTCTGTTGACGAGAGTGTAGGCAAGTTGCTGGATTATTTAGAGAAGAATGGTCTTGATAAGAATACTATTATTGTATATACTTCTGACCAAGGTTTTTACTTGGGTGAACACGGATGGTTTGATAAGCGTTTTATGTATGAAGAATCAATGCACACACCACTAATAATAAGCTATCCAGGACATATTAAGGAAGGAAGTGTTTGCAACTCATTAGTTCAGAATATAGATTTTGCACCTACTTTTCTATCATTGGCAGGTATAAAGCAGCCAAAAGAAATGACAGGACGATCTCTAGAGTCTTTATTTTCAGGCACAGCTCCTAAGAACTGGAGAAAAAGCTTATATTATCATTATTATGACTATCCTACATTCCACTTGGTGCGCAAACACGACGGAGTACGTACAGAACGATATAAGTTGATACACTTTTATGGAAAAGGTGGAATACGTGCCGTAAGCGAAAACAAGTATCAGAATACTCCAGGAACACGTGAGAATAACCTGTTTAAAAAACTTTCAGCAGCCAAATATTTCCATAATGATCCCGACATCAACTATTATGAACTTTATGATTTGAAGAATGATCCTAACGAATTAAATAATATTTATGGAAAGAAAGGTACTGACAACATATTTAATAAACTGAAAAAGAAACTGAACTGTTATCGCAAAAATCTGAAAATTGACGAATATTAA
- a CDS encoding beta-glucosidase — protein sequence MKKILKIMIGVAPLLISCGNNVKQLGNTDINKIVDAMTMEEKLHIVIGDQLEVNTDGSAVIGTSEKIVPGAAGNTYDIKRLGITSAVLADGPAGLRIDSTRKNDIRTYYCTHFPIGTLLASTWNVPLVEEVGRCIGDEAKEYGVDVLLAPAINIQRNPLCGRNFEYYSEDPILAGKIGAAYIRGVQSNGIGTSLKHFAVNNQETNRQNVDVRISQRALREIYLKGFEIAVKEAHPWTIMSSYNYINGIYASQNYGLLTTLLRKEWGFKGMVMTDWYGGKDAVEQMNAGNDLLMPGRKEQYNQLKNALANGTLKKNGLDKNVKRILQVVEKTPRFKNYHYSNNPDLRAHAAVTRQSATEGMILFKNNGALPFANNIRNVALLGCTSYKFIPGGTGSGNVNRAYTVSLLDGLRNAGMNTDATLQHAYENYITDANLHAKKPTGPFSRFLSKPLPKEMIISDSEMDYLAKTQDVAIITLGRISGEFVDRKESDFLLSKEEKELITKTSEAFHKLGKKVIVLLNIGGVIETSSWKAIPDAILCAWQGGQEGGNSVADIITGKVCPSGKLTMTFPINYEDDASSANFPKDASMIDFNINGKNDRNTTIKNIDYTNYDEDIYVGYRYFDSFNKHVSYPFGYGLSYTKFDYSNAHVILKGSLITVAVDIKNTGKTSGKEVIELYAVAPNQVKLNKPAKELKTFIKTKELKPNETVTVKLTFNKKELASYDDVASSWRVDAGNYKLLIGSSSQDIRQIVNIDVKKSFVKCSDVLKTQFILNKLKRHS from the coding sequence ATGAAAAAGATTCTAAAAATAATGATAGGTGTTGCTCCGTTGCTTATTTCGTGCGGAAACAATGTTAAGCAACTAGGCAACACTGATATCAACAAGATTGTTGATGCCATGACAATGGAAGAAAAACTACATATTGTCATCGGTGACCAGTTGGAGGTAAATACGGATGGAAGTGCTGTTATCGGAACTTCAGAGAAGATTGTTCCTGGTGCAGCTGGCAATACTTATGACATCAAGCGACTGGGTATCACATCAGCAGTGTTGGCTGACGGACCAGCAGGGTTACGTATAGATTCTACCAGAAAAAACGATATTCGCACTTATTATTGTACACACTTCCCGATAGGTACATTGCTAGCTTCAACTTGGAATGTTCCTTTGGTAGAAGAAGTTGGTCGCTGTATAGGTGATGAAGCGAAGGAATATGGAGTAGATGTGCTGCTGGCACCAGCAATTAATATTCAGCGTAATCCCCTTTGTGGTAGAAATTTTGAATATTACAGTGAAGATCCTATCTTGGCCGGAAAAATTGGTGCCGCATATATACGTGGCGTCCAAAGTAACGGCATAGGAACATCATTGAAACACTTTGCCGTAAACAACCAAGAAACTAATCGCCAGAATGTAGATGTACGCATTTCACAACGCGCCCTTCGGGAAATATATCTCAAAGGTTTTGAAATTGCGGTTAAAGAGGCTCATCCATGGACAATAATGTCGTCTTATAACTATATTAATGGCATTTATGCATCGCAAAACTATGGCTTGTTAACAACCCTACTCAGAAAAGAATGGGGATTTAAAGGAATGGTCATGACAGATTGGTATGGTGGTAAAGACGCTGTGGAACAAATGAATGCTGGTAATGATCTGCTCATGCCGGGACGTAAAGAACAATATAATCAGTTGAAGAATGCACTCGCTAACGGGACTCTGAAAAAAAACGGATTAGATAAAAACGTAAAACGTATTCTTCAAGTGGTAGAGAAAACGCCACGATTTAAAAATTACCATTACAGTAATAATCCTGATTTGAGAGCTCATGCTGCTGTAACTCGTCAAAGTGCAACAGAAGGAATGATTCTGTTTAAAAATAACGGTGCATTACCTTTTGCTAATAACATAAGAAATGTAGCATTGCTGGGTTGCACATCTTATAAGTTTATTCCAGGTGGAACTGGCTCAGGAAATGTAAACAGAGCCTACACAGTATCACTGTTAGATGGATTAAGAAATGCAGGAATGAACACTGATGCGACATTGCAACATGCCTATGAAAATTATATTACAGATGCTAATTTGCATGCCAAAAAGCCGACTGGTCCTTTTTCCCGTTTTTTATCGAAACCACTTCCTAAAGAAATGATTATCAGTGATTCAGAAATGGATTATTTAGCTAAGACACAAGATGTAGCTATTATAACTTTAGGCAGGATTTCGGGAGAATTTGTAGACCGAAAAGAAAGTGACTTTCTACTTAGCAAGGAAGAGAAAGAGCTTATAACAAAAACAAGTGAAGCCTTTCATAAACTAGGTAAAAAAGTAATAGTATTGCTAAACATCGGAGGAGTGATAGAAACTTCATCATGGAAAGCTATACCTGATGCTATACTCTGCGCATGGCAAGGAGGACAGGAAGGAGGCAACAGCGTGGCAGATATCATAACAGGTAAAGTGTGTCCTTCTGGTAAACTTACGATGACATTCCCTATCAATTATGAAGATGATGCCTCATCAGCAAACTTTCCGAAGGATGCTTCGATGATTGACTTCAATATAAACGGAAAGAATGACAGGAATACAACGATAAAGAATATCGACTATACTAACTATGATGAAGATATTTATGTTGGCTATCGCTATTTTGACAGTTTCAATAAACATGTTTCCTATCCATTCGGTTATGGGCTCTCATATACTAAATTTGATTATAGCAATGCACACGTGATACTGAAAGGAAGTTTGATTACTGTTGCTGTTGACATAAAGAACACAGGCAAAACTTCGGGCAAAGAGGTTATTGAATTATATGCAGTGGCTCCAAACCAGGTGAAATTAAATAAGCCGGCTAAAGAATTGAAGACTTTTATTAAGACAAAAGAATTAAAACCAAATGAGACTGTCACTGTAAAATTAACATTCAATAAAAAAGAGTTAGCCTCATACGATGATGTTGCTTCAAGTTGGCGTGTTGACGCAGGAAACTACAAGTTACTCATTGGAAGTTCAAGCCAAGACATTCGTCAGATAGTAAATATAGATGTAAAGAAATCATTTGTTAAATGTAGTGATGTTCTTAAGACTCAATTCATCTTAAATAAGTTGAAGAGACATTCATAA